One window of the Rosa rugosa chromosome 3, drRosRugo1.1, whole genome shotgun sequence genome contains the following:
- the LOC133737535 gene encoding uncharacterized protein LOC133737535 — MTRKGKGSKDDSDPSQKNAGVNWSLLISCSGHPSISLLLWPPLSLSLSLSLSLSHPYLTVSSFSSMGEYAGGSIKRWWDWGWTWVLSRKPIFAQDLEMNEEETKILGSDNRCSWRHVFFKVRSELQKLVSSYNVTTLPQTYKPYNSLNYPKTKK, encoded by the exons atgacaagaaaagggaaaggTTCAAAAGATGATAGTGATCCGAGTCAAAAGAATGCAG GGGTAAATTGGTCTCTCCTTATCTCTTGCTCTGGCCACCCATCAATTTCTCTCTTATTATGGCCAcccctatctctctctctctctctctctctctctctctctcacccataTCTTACCGtgtcctccttctcctccatgGGTGAGTACGCCGGCGGGTCCATTAAGAGATGGTGGGACTGGGGCTGGACTTGGGTCCTCTCCAGAAAGCCCATCTTCGCTCAGGATCTGGAGATGAACGAGGAGGAGACCAAGATTCTCGGCTCAGACAACAGATGCAGCTGGCGACATGTCTTCTTCAAAGTCCGGTCCGAGCTCCAGAAGCTCGTGAGCTCCTACAACGTCACCACTCTTCCTCAAACTTACAAGCCCTACAACTCGTTGAACTACCCCAAGACGAAGAAGTGA